A genomic segment from Nitratiruptor sp. YY08-10 encodes:
- a CDS encoding DHH family phosphoesterase, whose translation MHFFHLSHTDLDGYTCQFITKQIYPEGFFTNANYGDEIMVRIDEIIKKMEEDPTKEYFFLITDLNLSDEEATFLQEKTKQFSNLKLQLLDHHISGLETSQQFHWYHLDVTKSASLITYEYFNRPQNLENLIKSVNAVDIWFQDDPAFEMGKVLMRLIDEAKEISRLTFNAENIAYKHFMLQQALKYLHQDNGHILLDEAICSIKKSFFQKDHNDTFDNLLTSFIVNLLTIKSDEMSIEYQGSKGILTFGIQNSSIVGNAFLKANPYFHFFMNVSPRGTFSLRADNKIDVSKMAEAIAGGGGHPNASGGKIKGMKEFFVYHDLRNFIQSLLNEKK comes from the coding sequence ATGCATTTTTTTCATCTTTCCCACACTGACCTGGATGGATATACCTGTCAGTTCATCACAAAACAGATCTATCCTGAAGGATTTTTCACTAATGCCAACTATGGCGACGAGATTATGGTTCGAATCGATGAAATTATTAAAAAAATGGAAGAGGATCCTACCAAAGAGTATTTTTTCCTAATAACCGATCTTAATCTCTCTGACGAAGAGGCGACATTTTTGCAAGAAAAAACAAAACAGTTTTCAAATCTCAAATTGCAACTTCTTGATCACCATATATCAGGACTTGAAACCTCTCAGCAGTTTCACTGGTACCATCTGGACGTCACAAAATCCGCTTCACTCATTACCTATGAATATTTCAATCGACCACAAAATCTTGAAAATTTGATCAAATCGGTCAATGCTGTCGATATCTGGTTCCAAGATGATCCGGCATTTGAGATGGGAAAAGTGCTAATGCGACTGATTGATGAAGCAAAAGAGATTAGCAGGCTTACATTCAATGCAGAAAATATCGCATATAAACATTTTATGCTTCAACAAGCCCTAAAGTATCTTCATCAAGATAATGGTCATATTCTTTTGGATGAAGCGATCTGTTCTATCAAAAAATCTTTTTTTCAAAAAGATCACAATGATACTTTTGACAATCTTTTGACATCCTTTATCGTCAATCTCTTAACGATCAAAAGTGATGAGATGTCTATAGAATATCAAGGATCCAAAGGTATTTTAACCTTTGGTATTCAAAATAGTTCCATTGTCGGAAATGCCTTTTTAAAAGCAAATCCCTATTTCCACTTTTTCATGAATGTAAGTCCAAGAGGAACTTTTAGTTTACGAGCAGACAACAAAATCGATGTATCCAAAATGGCAGAAGCAATTGCCGGAGGTGGAGGACACCCAAATGCCAGTGGCGGAAAGATAAAAGGAATGAAAGAGTTTTTCGTTTATCACGATCTTCGAAATTTCATACAATCTCTTTTAAATGAGAAAAAGTAA
- a CDS encoding Rrf2 family transcriptional regulator, with product MLFTRATEYALLALVVIAKEERPLGTDYLSRRLNISRSFLAKILQALAKQDILKSYKGASGGFQLARPANQLSIKEISTAAEGKGVNIFDCSSDQACCPSNKGDFCTLWPFLNKLQTRVDDFLEELTLQDLME from the coding sequence ATGCTTTTTACACGTGCAACAGAATATGCCCTTTTGGCACTGGTGGTCATAGCTAAAGAAGAGAGGCCGTTGGGTACAGATTATCTTTCCAGACGTCTCAATATTTCAAGAAGCTTTCTTGCCAAAATTTTACAAGCCCTGGCCAAACAGGATATTTTAAAATCATACAAAGGGGCTTCCGGGGGATTCCAATTGGCTAGACCAGCCAATCAACTATCTATCAAAGAGATCTCTACCGCTGCCGAAGGAAAAGGTGTCAATATATTTGACTGTTCCAGCGATCAGGCCTGCTGTCCAAGTAACAAAGGAGATTTTTGTACTCTTTGGCCCTTTCTTAATAAACTGCAAACACGAGTCGACGACTTTTTAGAAGAGTTGACACTACAAGATTTAATGGAGTAA
- the rpsO gene encoding 30S ribosomal protein S15, with protein sequence MALDSAKKQEIISKFAEHEGDTGSPAVQIALLSERISYLTEHLKEHKKDHSSRLGLLKLVGQRKRLLNYLKRKDYDKYTQVIKELGIRG encoded by the coding sequence ATGGCTTTGGATTCGGCGAAAAAACAAGAGATTATCTCTAAATTCGCAGAGCATGAAGGTGACACGGGAAGTCCTGCTGTCCAGATCGCACTTTTGAGTGAAAGAATCAGTTATTTGACTGAACACTTGAAAGAGCATAAAAAAGATCACTCATCAAGACTTGGACTTTTGAAACTTGTTGGACAGAGAAAAAGACTGCTCAACTATCTCAAAAGAAAAGATTACGATAAATATACACAAGTGATCAAAGAACTCGGAATCAGAGGGTAA